The following coding sequences lie in one Alloacidobacterium dinghuense genomic window:
- a CDS encoding thioredoxin family protein codes for MARTESAMLALGTHAPEFSLPDVVSGGMVDLQSASGPKGLLVMFICRHCPFVKHVEKELAKLGRDYEGKGIGIIAISSNDAANYPDDAPASLAEQARAVGFSFSYLYDETQEVARAYAAACTPDFFLFDGNLKLAYRGQLDDSRPGSGIPVTGEDLRTAMNTVLAGEPVHPIQKPSLGCNIKWK; via the coding sequence ATGGCCAGAACCGAATCCGCCATGCTTGCTCTGGGCACGCATGCCCCGGAGTTTTCACTGCCCGATGTTGTCAGCGGCGGCATGGTTGATCTGCAATCCGCCTCAGGCCCGAAAGGGCTGCTCGTCATGTTCATCTGCCGTCATTGCCCTTTCGTAAAGCACGTTGAAAAAGAACTGGCAAAACTGGGCCGCGACTACGAAGGCAAAGGCATCGGCATCATCGCCATCAGCAGCAACGACGCAGCTAATTATCCGGATGACGCACCAGCGAGTCTCGCTGAGCAGGCTCGCGCTGTGGGCTTTTCATTTTCCTACCTCTACGACGAAACGCAGGAAGTCGCCCGGGCATACGCCGCCGCCTGCACTCCTGATTTCTTCCTCTTCGATGGGAACTTGAAACTCGCCTATCGGGGGCAACTCGACGACAGCCGTCCGGGAAGCGGTATTCCCGTTACAGGCGAAGATTTGCGCACTGCCATGAACACGGTGTTAGCCGGCGAGCCAGTGCATCCGATCCAGAAGCCGAGCCTCGGTTGCAACATCAAGTGGAAATAA
- the ruvB gene encoding Holliday junction branch migration DNA helicase RuvB: MAGKDDPERLVSAARAEDESSFELKLRPRWLKEFIGQPKAKEQLAIALEAAKSRGEALDHVLLFGPPGLGKTTLASIIANEMDVGFQQTSGPALQIQGDLTAILTNLRERQVLFLDEIHRLQPVLEEKLYTALEDYKLDIIIGQGPAARTHVMDIKPFTFVAATTRPGLLSSPLRSRFGILLRLEFYTDDDLRFIVERSAEVLNVPIDEDGAAEIAMRSRGTPRIANRLLRRVRDFAQVRGSGKIDRSTAEQALKMLEVDAHGFDELDRRLMMTIIEKYDGGPVGLNTLAATLAEEEDALEEVYEPFLIQIGFLDRTPRGRVATRLAYEHFGLPLPRKQNQLF; the protein is encoded by the coding sequence ATGGCAGGCAAAGACGATCCGGAACGGCTTGTAAGTGCGGCGCGCGCCGAGGATGAGAGCTCTTTTGAACTGAAGTTGCGGCCGCGCTGGCTGAAGGAATTCATCGGCCAGCCAAAGGCCAAGGAGCAGCTGGCGATTGCCCTCGAAGCAGCGAAGAGCCGTGGCGAAGCGCTTGATCACGTTTTGCTTTTTGGGCCTCCGGGGCTAGGTAAAACGACGCTTGCCTCAATCATTGCGAATGAGATGGACGTAGGCTTCCAGCAGACCTCGGGCCCGGCGCTGCAGATTCAGGGTGACTTGACGGCAATTCTGACCAACCTGCGCGAGCGCCAGGTGCTCTTCCTCGACGAGATCCATCGCCTGCAACCGGTGCTCGAAGAAAAGCTCTACACCGCGCTTGAAGACTACAAACTCGACATCATCATCGGGCAGGGCCCGGCTGCACGCACGCACGTGATGGACATCAAGCCCTTTACTTTTGTCGCCGCCACCACACGCCCCGGGCTCCTCTCATCGCCGCTGCGCTCGCGCTTCGGCATCCTGCTGCGGCTGGAGTTTTACACCGATGACGACCTGCGCTTTATCGTCGAGCGGTCCGCGGAAGTTCTCAACGTACCCATCGATGAAGATGGAGCCGCCGAAATCGCCATGCGCTCGCGCGGAACGCCGCGCATCGCCAACCGCCTGCTGCGGCGCGTGCGCGACTTTGCCCAGGTGCGCGGATCGGGAAAGATTGACCGCAGCACCGCAGAGCAGGCGCTGAAGATGCTCGAAGTGGATGCGCATGGCTTCGACGAGCTTGACCGGCGGCTGATGATGACGATCATCGAAAAGTATGACGGCGGTCCCGTAGGCCTGAACACGCTGGCTGCGACACTCGCCGAAGAAGAAGACGCGCTCGAAGAAGTCTACGAGCCGTTCCTGATCCAGATTGGTTTTCTCGACCGCACGCCCCGCGGACGCGTGGCCACGCGGCTGGCCTATGAACATTTCGGGCTGCCGCTGCCACGAAAACAGAATCAGCTTTTCTAA
- a CDS encoding glycoside hydrolase family 47 protein — protein MRRLSVLVFLGCVLFSTPMPLAFAQAAPQPLSMTDQQKAEMARRVRQEFLHAWDGYRQYAWGHDALKPLSKKPHDWYAHSLLMTPVDGLDTMILMGLTPQADEARKLIDTQLNFDQDMYVKDFEITIRMMGGLLSSYQLTGDKRLLELADDLGRRMLPMFNSPTGMPYEYVNLHTGAVRGPNSNPAEVGSLLLEYGTLARLTGKQVYYDKAKRAVVAMYKRQSKIGLVGLGINVETGKWTDRTAGIMGGIDSYYEYLLKCAILFNDKDCERMWNESAAAINKYLADQRPNGLWYGQANMGTGKRIATYYGALDAFFPAVLALGGDRERAAKLQDSSYLMWNLAGIEPDSLNYAAMQIKDANYPLRPEIIESAYYLYHYTHDPKYLVMGQTFFDSLMKYCRNDVGFAALSDVRTKQKADSMESFFFAETMKYLYLLFAPPSTLDFDSIVFNTEAHPLKRNFTAASN, from the coding sequence ATGCGTCGCCTTTCTGTGCTCGTCTTTCTCGGCTGTGTTCTGTTCTCCACGCCGATGCCGCTCGCATTCGCTCAGGCTGCTCCCCAGCCTCTCTCGATGACGGATCAGCAAAAGGCGGAGATGGCCCGGCGCGTTCGCCAGGAGTTCCTGCACGCGTGGGACGGCTACCGCCAATACGCATGGGGACACGACGCATTAAAACCGCTGAGCAAGAAACCGCACGACTGGTATGCGCATTCGCTTCTGATGACACCCGTCGATGGACTGGACACGATGATCCTGATGGGCTTGACGCCCCAGGCCGACGAAGCGCGCAAGCTGATCGACACCCAGCTCAATTTCGATCAGGACATGTACGTAAAGGATTTCGAGATCACCATCCGCATGATGGGCGGTCTGCTTTCGAGCTATCAGCTGACTGGCGACAAACGGCTGCTCGAACTGGCCGACGATCTTGGCCGTCGTATGCTCCCCATGTTCAATTCGCCGACCGGCATGCCATACGAGTACGTCAACCTGCACACGGGGGCGGTGCGCGGACCCAACAGCAATCCTGCGGAAGTTGGCAGCCTGCTCTTGGAATACGGCACATTGGCACGGCTCACCGGCAAGCAGGTTTACTACGACAAAGCAAAGCGGGCTGTCGTCGCGATGTACAAGCGTCAGTCAAAAATCGGACTCGTCGGCCTTGGCATCAACGTCGAAACCGGCAAATGGACAGACCGCACGGCAGGAATCATGGGCGGCATCGATTCTTACTACGAATACCTGCTGAAGTGCGCCATCCTCTTCAACGACAAGGACTGCGAGCGCATGTGGAACGAGAGCGCGGCAGCAATCAACAAATACCTTGCCGACCAGCGCCCCAACGGTCTGTGGTACGGACAGGCAAATATGGGCACCGGAAAACGCATTGCAACCTACTACGGAGCGCTCGATGCTTTCTTTCCCGCAGTGCTGGCACTTGGCGGCGACCGCGAGCGAGCGGCAAAACTTCAAGACTCAAGCTACCTTATGTGGAATCTCGCCGGTATAGAGCCTGACTCACTGAACTACGCGGCCATGCAGATCAAAGACGCGAACTATCCGCTACGGCCGGAGATCATCGAGTCGGCCTACTATCTGTATCACTACACACACGATCCTAAATATCTCGTGATGGGGCAGACATTTTTTGACTCACTGATGAAGTATTGCCGCAACGACGTCGGCTTCGCCGCACTCAGTGACGTCCGCACCAAGCAGAAGGCTGACAGCATGGAGAGTTTTTTCTTTGCTGAGACGATGAAATATCTCTATCTGCTCTTTGCGCCGCCGTCGACGCTCGATTTCGATTCCATCGTCTTCAATACTGAGGCACACCCGTTGAAGCGTAACTTCACTGCAGCTTCAAACTGA